DNA sequence from the Deltaproteobacteria bacterium genome:
GGACCATCGGCATCACGGACCCGGCCCCCCGGTTGACGTACAGGTAGCTGCGTCCGGCGCGGTACAGGCCGGCGACGAACGGCGTGATCAGCCGCGCCAGCGAAAGCGACCGGTGCAGCCAGAGCAGCGCGACCTGCCCGCCGTGGGTGTGACCGGAGAGCTGCAACTCCACTCCGAGCTCCTGCGCGCGCAGCCAGGTGTTCGGCTGATGCGACAGCAGCACGGTAGCGGTGCCTTCCGGGCGTCCGCGAAGCGCCCCGCGCAGATCGAACCGGCCGCTCCAGGGATCGTCGACGCCGCACAGCCAGAGCCCGTCCCCGTCCCGCTCGAGCAGGACGCCCTTGTTGCGCAGGACGCGGATCCCCGCCCGCTCCAGCTCTTCCTCGACGGCGTCGGGGCCCGCCCAGAAGTCGTGGTTGCCCAGGCAGGCGTAGGCACCATACCGGGTGGGAATGGAAGCGATGGCCTCCGCCGCGTGCCGCGCGAAGGCAGGGGAGTTGTGCACGATGTCGCCCGTCACGACCAGCACGTCGGGATGCAGACGTGCAGCGCGGCGGGCGATGGCATGGAGCCGCTCCTTGGTCACGTGGCGGCCGGCGTGGAGATCGGAAAGCTGGACGATCCGGACACCCCGCCATCCCCCGGGAAGGCCTGCGACCGGGATGGTGACCCTCTCCCGCCTCAGAACGCGCGCCCCGAAGAGCGTCCCGTAGAGCGCGAGCCCGAAGGGAGCGAGCGCGAGCCACACCGGCATCGGCGCCGGACCGAGGTGCGCGACGGTCCAGCCCGCGCGGAGGATCGCGTAGAAGAGGCTGCCCAGCCAGAAGGCTGTCCAGGGTGTCTGCACCGTCGCCGCGAGAAACCGCGGGAGGCGCGCGCTCTTCTTCCGGCGGAGGACCTCGGCGAGCATCGGGAGATTGAGCGCGAGCAGGAGTCCCGGCACGGACAAGCCGAGGGCGAGCTGCCCTTGGGCGGCGAGCCAGCGCACCAGATCGGACGCCGCCACGACCTGCGGCAGCAGGGTCAGACCCAGGATGAGGATGTAGAAGCGCGCCCTACGCATCTCTGAAAACCTAACCTGCGGCGACGCACCGCGCATTCCGGGGAAAATTGACCCATCCGGGGTGATGCTCCTACTCTCACCGGAAGATGCGGAATCTCTCTGCTTGCGCACGGTTGCAGCTCCTGGTCCCGCTGC
Encoded proteins:
- a CDS encoding metallophosphoesterase, which codes for MPRMRAAGPGAATVRKQRDSASSGESRSITPDGSIFPGMRGASPQVRFSEMRRARFYILILGLTLLPQVVAASDLVRWLAAQGQLALGLSVPGLLLALNLPMLAEVLRRKKSARLPRFLAATVQTPWTAFWLGSLFYAILRAGWTVAHLGPAPMPVWLALAPFGLALYGTLFGARVLRRERVTIPVAGLPGGWRGVRIVQLSDLHAGRHVTKERLHAIARRAARLHPDVLVVTGDIVHNSPAFARHAAEAIASIPTRYGAYACLGNHDFWAGPDAVEEELERAGIRVLRNKGVLLERDGDGLWLCGVDDPWSGRFDLRGALRGRPEGTATVLLSHQPNTWLRAQELGVELQLSGHTHGGQVALLWLHRSLSLARLITPFVAGLYRAGRSYLYVNRGAGSVMPMVRLGARPEVTELTLTTAEDTNEDLALVTP